In Emys orbicularis isolate rEmyOrb1 chromosome 12, rEmyOrb1.hap1, whole genome shotgun sequence, one genomic interval encodes:
- the KIF3B gene encoding kinesin-like protein KIF3B, producing the protein MSKLKSSESVRVVVRCRPMNGKEKAASYDKVVDVDVKLGQVSVKNPRGTSHELPKTFTFDAVYDWNSKQFELYDETFRPLVDSVLQGFNGTIFAYGQTGTGKTYTMEGVRGDLEKRGVIPNSFDHIFTHISRSQNQQYLVRASYLEIYQEEIRDLLSKDQSKRLELKERPDTGVYVKDLSSFVTKSVKEIEHVMNVGNQNRSVGATNMNEHSSRSHAIFVITIECSEVGLDGENHIRVGKLNLVDLAGSERQAKTGAQGERLKEATKINLSLSALGNVISALVDGKSTHIPYRDSKLTRLLQDSLGGNAKTVMVANIGPASYNVEETLTTLRYANRAKNIKNKPRVNEDPKDALLREFQEEIARLKAQLEKRSVEEKMRLLKEKEKKMEDLKREKEAAEMLGAKIKAMESKLLVGGKNIVDHTNEQQKILEQKRQEIAEQKRREREIQQQMESRDEETLELKETYSSLQQEVDIKTKKLKKLFSKLQAVKAEIHDLQEEHIKERQELEQTQNELTRELKLKHLIIENFIPLEEKNKIMNRSFFDEEEDQWKLHPITRLDNQQMMKRPVSAVGYKRPLSQHARMSMMIRPEARYRAENIVLLELDMPSRTTRDYEGPAIAPKVQAALEAALQDEDEIQVDASTFESMSNKKSKSRPKTGRKSGGSSSSGTSGSQLYPQSRGLVPK; encoded by the exons ATGTCCAAGTTAAAGAGTTCTGAATCCGTCAGGGTGGTGGTGCGGTGCCGGCCAATGAATGGGAAAGAGAAGGCAGCTTCATATGATAAAGTTGTTGATGTGGATGTCAAGTTAGGGCAGGTATCAGTGAAGAATCCCAGGGGAACATCTCATGAGCTGCCTAAAACCTTCACCTTTGATGCTGTCTATGACTGGAATTCCAAGCAGTTTGAACTTTATGATGAGACCTTTAGACCTCTGGTGGATTCTGTCCTGCAAGGGTTCAACGGGACTATCTTTGCCTATGGGCAGACTGGGACAGGAAAAACATATACAATGGAAGGAGTGCGTGGTGATCTTGAAAAAAGAGGGGTCATCCCCAATTCGTTTGATCACATCTTCACCCACATCTCTCGATCTCAGAACCAGCAGTATTTGGTTAGAGCTTCTTATCTGGAAATATACCAAGAAGAAATCAGAGATTTGCTATCAAAGGATCAGTCCAAGAGGCTGGAGCTGAAAGAGAGACCAGACACTGGGGTGTATGTGAAGGACTTGTCATCTTTTGTCACAAAGAGTGTCAAGGAGATCGAGCACGTCATGAATGTGGGGAACCAAAACCGCTCAGTTGGTGCTACCAACATGAATGAGCATAGCTCCCGTTCCCATGCCATTTTTGTGATCACTATTGAGTGCAGCGAGGTGGGACTTGATGGAGAGAATCACATCCGTGTAGGAAAACTCAACCTTGTGGACCTTGCAGGCAGTGAACGCCAGGCCAAGACTGGAGCGCAGGGGGAAAGGTTGAAGGAAGCTACCAAGATTAACCTCTCCCTTTCAGCTTTGGGCAATGTTATATCTGCCCTAGTAGATGGTAAAAGCACTCACATTCCATACCGGGACTCAAAACTAACTAGGCTACTTCAGGACTCACTAGGTGGCAATGCTAAGACTGTGATGGTGGCCAATATAGGCCCTGCCTCTTACAATGTAGAAGAAACTCTTACTACCCTGCGATATGCCAACCGTGCCAAAAACATCAAGAACAAACCAAGAGTTAATGAGGATCCTAAGGATGCACTGCTACGAGAATTCCAGGAAGAAATCGCTCGGCTCAAGGCACAATTGGAAAAACGGTCTGTTg AAGAAAAGATGAGGTTGCtaaaggagaaggagaagaagatGGAGGATCTGAAGCGAGAGAAGgaagcagcagaaatgctgggtGCCAAAATCAAG gCAATGGAAAGCAAGCTCCTTGTTGGAGGGAAAAACATTGTGGATCACACAAATGAACAGCAGAAAATCTTGGAGCAGAAACGTCAGGAAATTGCAGAACAG AAACGTCGGGAGCGAGAAATCCAGCAACAGATGGAAAGTCGGGATGAGGAAACATTGGAGCTGAAAGAGACCTATAGTTCCCTACAGCAAGAGGTGGACATCAAAACCAAAAAACTCAAAAAG CTATTTTCCAAGCTGCAAGCTGTGAAGGCAGAGATCCACGACCTCCAGGAGGAGCACATCAAGGAGCGTCAAGAACTGGAACAGACCCAGAATGAGCTTACCAGGGAGTTAAAGCTAAA GCACCTGATTATTGAAAACTTTATTCCCCTGGAGGAAAAGAACAAGATCATGAATAGATCTTTCTTTGATGAAGAGGAAGACCAGTGGAAACTGCATCCCATAACCCGGCTGGA TAACCAGCAGATGATGAAAAGGCCAGTGTCAGCAGTGGGATATAAGAGGCCTTTGAGTCAGCATGCCAGGATGTCCATGATGATTCGTCCAGAGGCCCGGTACAGG GCAGAAAACATTGTGCTACTGGAGCTAGATATGCCTAGCCGAACAACCCGAGACTACGAGGGCCCAGCCATTGCTCCTAAAGTGCAGGCTGCTCTAGAAGCAGCTCTGCAGGATGAAGATGAGATACAGGTGGATGCCTCCACTTTTGAGAGCATGTCCAATAAAAAATCAAAATCCAG GCCTAAAACTGGAAGGAAATCGGGGGGATCCTCTTCCTCGGGCACCTCTGGGTCTCAGCTCTACCCACAGTCCCGGGGGCTGGTTCCTAAGTAA